The stretch of DNA CCAGATATATTTATCGAAACTGCCGAATTCTTTCTGGATTGCCAGATAGGCCTGGGCATTGGCGATGGTGGCTTCGATTTTGAGACGGTTACGGATTATGCCTTCGTTCTTAAGAAGGGTTTTGACCCTGGCGGCGTTATATCGGGCGACTTTTTTGGGGTCGAAGTTGTCGAAGGCTTTGCGGTAATTCTCCCGTCTCTGGAGAATCGTCAGCCAGGTCAGCCCGGCCTGGGCGCCCTCGAGAATCAGAAATTCAAACAGCAGGCGGTCATCATGCACCGGCACTCCCCATTCGTTATCATGGTACTCAATCATTATTGGGCGTTGCGCCCAGGCACAGCGAGTCGGCATAATATCTCCTCGGCTAATTGACAAAGGAATTCTGTTATAAATTGATTAAGTCAGCGCGGCTTGTCAATCATTTCCTGAAGCCAGGCGGTCCAGCCGGTTTCGGGCATCTGCCATCTCGGGCAATTGTCGGTCGGCCGATTTCCAGATATTGAGGAAGGTGCGATATTGCTCGACAGCTTTATCGGTCTGTCCGGTATTCTCGTAGGCGATACCGAGGTAATAATGGTTTTTCACATCGGCGGCAAGATTCCAGATTCTGGCATTTGCATAGATACTAAGCGATCTACTCAGAATCTGTATTGCGCGTTCAGACCTGCCTGTATTGATACAGCACCTTGCCGCTATGCGGTCAATTAGAAAACTCCTGATTGAGGGCCATTTGGGGAATTTCTCATTTGCCGCAATTAAACTGCGGTAACTTGACTCATAAGCACCCTCTTCAAACGCAATCAAACCTTCGGCAATCAGACGGTCTTCACGGACTAACCATTTCGGCGTAAATGAACTCGTGCCGATACTCTCCAATTCCTTTCTCGCCTCATCATGACGATGAGTCCTTGCCAGAAGCCAGATGCGGTCTATGGCTAAAGATCTGCCTTGACGGAACCATTCTCTTTTTCGCGCTACTAATCCCGATTTGTCCAATTCTTCAAAGGCTTCATCGTTTTTCCCTAACTCCATTAATACCCCAGCCTTCAACTGCCTCTTGTATGAAATCATTATCTGCCGGGACGGATCCAATTCATCATCACTTATTGCGCTGTCAAGCATGGTTAGAGCCTTCTGGAAGTTGCCCTGATGAATCGGAATGGCCGCTTCATAGAAGCCGCTGTCAACCCAGGGGTGGCGGCGAGCAATCACGGATAATTTATTGAAGCACCGTTGGGCATCTTCATAATCCGTCCTCAGTATATAAAGAACGCCAAGATTGCAGCAAGTTGATGGCAATATTCCCTTCTTCAAGGCAATATTGTATCCCTGTATTGCGGCATCAGCCTCTCCCGCGAATGACAGAATCTCGGCCTGAGTGTCGTATGGCGCCGGTCCATCAGGAGCCAGTCTTATATATTGCTCCGCTGTTTGAAAGGATAAATGAACCTTACCAGCAAAGTAATATGCATAAGCCAATTGATTCCATGCCCTTTCAAAGTGAGGATCGAGTGAAATCGCCTTCACAAGATATGATATCGCCTTTTCATAATCCCCCAAATAATGATACCGCACACCAAGACTGAAATAGGCTTCCTTTTCATCTTTATGCCGCTCTATTAATCTTTCCAACTCATTTATCGCGTTAGGAATGTCATCCTCGGTTAGAGCCTTCCAACTCATTATGTAGCATTTCTCCTTGAACGTAGCCCTCTTCGAATACTCAACGGCCTTTGCGAGTAGGGCAAGTCTATTCGGTAAGGGCATCCTCGCCAGGGAATAGTAAGCCATTGCAAATTCGGGGTCATAGTCGAGCGCCTTCTCAAATTCCTCGCGCGCTTTGTCCTCCTGGACTTTGACCGTCCACTCTAATCCTGCAAGATAATGTCGATACGCTTCCGGCGACGAGGTCGTTACTTCCGCCACCGACCGCAGTGGCGACAGCAAGGGCTTCTTATCAATCGTTATCTTCTCTGTTATCATCGCCAGCAATTTATCAACCACAGTAAAAATGGTCTCGCTTTCTTCACCTCTAATTCTCAGCCCGGCAATGACCTTCCCCGAGGCAACTTCAATTACCTGTGATGATATTGTCAGAAGGGGCGTCTCCGCCAGAATCGCCCCCACCACCATCCACCGGGCGCCGGCCCGATGGGCAAGCTGTGATGCCACTGTCCGGTCAATCCGATTCTGCTTCTCCCGTCCCATCTGACGAAGCAAATCATACAGCCGCTGTGATGAAACCACCGTCAGTTGCGGATGGTCTGTCAGTCCCGAAATCAATAACGCCGAGATAACTTCTCCCCATTTTTTACTGTCGTCCGGGTCAAAAAGGTTATCAAAATAAAGGACAGCGATAATGTTTTCGGCGGTCTTTCGCGGGAATCCGTCAGAAACAGAATTCACCGGCGTCTTCCGAAATGATTCCGCGAGACTTTTCAGTTCGGAGTTGACTTCTTCCATCGTCTGATAACGAAGGTCGGGATTTTTCTCAATCATTTTGGAAATCAGGTCAGACAGAGTAGCCGGCACTTCCGGAACTATTGATTCCAGCGCCGGCGGGGTCTCATTTAGAATGGAGTGCATTACCGCGGCCGAGTATTCCCCTGCAAAGGGGGTCTGTCTGGCTATGATTTCATACAGCGTGACTCCGAAAGAGTAGATATCTGAGCGGTGGTCTATCTTTTCACCAAGCAGTTGCTCCGGCGACATATAGCCGAGTGTTCCCAAAGTCGTGCCGGTCCTGGTAATGTTTTCGACTCCTTTGAGAGATGCCAGCCCGAAATCGAGTATCTTAATTCTGTCACTGTGGTCAACAAGGATGTTGGCAGGCTTAATATCGCGATGAATTATTCCACTTTTGTGGGCGGCCTGGAGACCCTCGCTGACCTGATTCGCCAGTTCAATTATCTGCCCCAGATTCGGATTCTTCTTCTTTACATGCTCATTGAAGTCAAGTCCCTCTATAAATTCCATAACAAAATAGGGACGTCCCGCATATTCGCTTATCTCATGAATGACGACAATGTTGGGATGGCTCAGTTGCGCCGCCGCCTGCGCTTCGCGCAGAAAGCGGGCTTTCTTGGTCGCATCGGGGCAGCAATCCTCCGGCAGAAATTTCAGCGCCACCCGGCGATTCAACTTCAGGTCTTCGGCAAGAAAAATCTCTCCCATGCCGCCGGAGCCGATATGAGACAGAATTCTATAGTGAGAAATCAGGTCGCCTGAAGTTACCTTACCTGACGGCCCCTCTCCGGGACCCTTTTGATTTTCCCTCTCCATCAGATTTCCCCCATCCGGGGGCATAATAAATGGTCTGGATAACTATCACAATATATCAGGCGGCTCTTGAGGATGCAATTCAAATAAGCGGTGGAGAAGCTGTAAATACCTGGCTATTCAACTGTCACCACGGCGGCGCCGGTGAAGCGGCCGTGACGGAGGTCGTCAAGTGCCTCGTTCGCTTTCTCCAACGGATAGGGATGCACCTCGGTCTTGACCGGCACACGGGGCGCTAATCTCAGAAATTCTTCTCCATCCTTTCGGGTCAAGTTCGCCACCGAGCGCACCACTCTCTCCCCCCAGAGTATCGAGTACGGAAACGATGGTATGTCGCTCATATGAATTCCGGCGCAGACCACAATCCCCCCTTTGGCAGTGGCGCGAAGCGCCTTTGGGACCAGTTCCCCCGCCGGCGCAAATATAATGGCGGCATCAAGTAACGCCGGGGGAGCGCTCTCCGATTCCCCGGCCCAGACCGCTCCTAAATCCTGCGCAAACCGCTGCCCTTTGGTATCCCCCTTCCTCGTAAAGGCATAGATTTCCCGTCCCTGAAACTTTGCCACCTGGATTATTATATGAGCCGCCGCTCCGAAGCCATAGAGCCCCAACCGGTGAGCTTTCTCGGTCATCTTGAGCGACCGGTACCCGATAAGTCCGGCGCAGAGAAGCGGCGCCGCCTGCAGGTCGGGATATCCGGGCGGAATCGGGAAACAGAAATTCTCATCCGCAACGGTGTATTCGGCGAAACCGCCATCGATCTGGTATCCGGTGTATCTGGCGTTGTCGCACAGATTCTCTCGACCCGAAAGGCAATATAGGCAACTGCCGCAACTGCCGCCGAGCCAGGGAACGCCGACCTTGTCCCCCGTCTGGAATTTCCCCTTACTTTTTGAACTATCAACCACAGTCGCGACTATCTGATGCCCCGGTATCAAGGGGAGTTTCGGCTCGTTCAAATCGCCATCAACAACATGCAGGTCGGTTCGGCAGACCCCGCAGGCATGAACTTTGAGCAGCAGCTGACCATTTGATGGGACAGGAACCGGGGCATCCGCCGCCTGCAGCGGCCTCCCCTGTTTCTCGAGAATCATGGCGCGCATAATTGCATCATTCAAATAAGTTTTTACGGTGGCAACCAGGAGGAATCTAACCGAGACGCCGGAATTTGGCAATCGCCAATTTGGCAAAAAAAAGCAGGAGCCTCTCGCTCCTGCCTGTATTGTCATCAGCGTGGTTTTAAAGTTTTGACTTATCCGGTTAGCCCTGCATCACCGCCACCAGAAACAGGACGGCGACTCCCAGAATGGTATTGAGTGATGAATATATCTTTATCCCCTTCTGAGCCGCAAAGAATCCCGGGTCAGGCGCCGCACCCGGCGCCGGCGCGAGACGGCGCAGTCTTGGGGCATAGACAAAAGAGATAATTATCCCGAAGATTATCATGAGAAGTATCATCAGGTGCTTCACGGTAAGCAGAATGCCATAGGAAGAGACCGTATCAAACAGCATGCTCGAGGGGGTCTTGAGCAATCCGGTAACCAGCAGTATCAGTACCGAAACCCATGCCAGAATGGTGAAGCGCTTTGCCATAGCCCCCATCACCTTTCCTCGACCGGGGGGTTCCACCGCTCCTATCAACCCCGGAAAAATGGCGGCGTTATAAATCATCCCGCCAATCCAAGCCACGGTCGCTATGAGATGAAAAAAATTGATAATAACCGACGATGACATCACACACTCCTTTCACTTTGAATCAAGTTTAATCGCCGTCCACCATAATGGATTTATTAGACCAATTATGTCTCTATATACGGAAGAAATGAGGGATGTTTC from Candidatus Zixiibacteriota bacterium encodes:
- a CDS encoding CopD family protein, whose protein sequence is MSSSVIINFFHLIATVAWIGGMIYNAAIFPGLIGAVEPPGRGKVMGAMAKRFTILAWVSVLILLVTGLLKTPSSMLFDTVSSYGILLTVKHLMILLMIIFGIIISFVYAPRLRRLAPAPGAAPDPGFFAAQKGIKIYSSLNTILGVAVLFLVAVMQG
- a CDS encoding DNA-3-methyladenine glycosylase I — encoded protein: MPTRCAWAQRPIMIEYHDNEWGVPVHDDRLLFEFLILEGAQAGLTWLTILQRRENYRKAFDNFDPKKVARYNAARVKTLLKNEGIIRNRLKIEATIANAQAYLAIQKEFGSFDKYIWSFVGGKPLLNARKSMKEVPAMTAEAERMSKDLKKRGFRFVGPTICYAFMQAIGMVNDHTVDCFRYKPLSRMK
- a CDS encoding protein kinase, which translates into the protein MERENQKGPGEGPSGKVTSGDLISHYRILSHIGSGGMGEIFLAEDLKLNRRVALKFLPEDCCPDATKKARFLREAQAAAQLSHPNIVVIHEISEYAGRPYFVMEFIEGLDFNEHVKKKNPNLGQIIELANQVSEGLQAAHKSGIIHRDIKPANILVDHSDRIKILDFGLASLKGVENITRTGTTLGTLGYMSPEQLLGEKIDHRSDIYSFGVTLYEIIARQTPFAGEYSAAVMHSILNETPPALESIVPEVPATLSDLISKMIEKNPDLRYQTMEEVNSELKSLAESFRKTPVNSVSDGFPRKTAENIIAVLYFDNLFDPDDSKKWGEVISALLISGLTDHPQLTVVSSQRLYDLLRQMGREKQNRIDRTVASQLAHRAGARWMVVGAILAETPLLTISSQVIEVASGKVIAGLRIRGEESETIFTVVDKLLAMITEKITIDKKPLLSPLRSVAEVTTSSPEAYRHYLAGLEWTVKVQEDKAREEFEKALDYDPEFAMAYYSLARMPLPNRLALLAKAVEYSKRATFKEKCYIMSWKALTEDDIPNAINELERLIERHKDEKEAYFSLGVRYHYLGDYEKAISYLVKAISLDPHFERAWNQLAYAYYFAGKVHLSFQTAEQYIRLAPDGPAPYDTQAEILSFAGEADAAIQGYNIALKKGILPSTCCNLGVLYILRTDYEDAQRCFNKLSVIARRHPWVDSGFYEAAIPIHQGNFQKALTMLDSAISDDELDPSRQIMISYKRQLKAGVLMELGKNDEAFEELDKSGLVARKREWFRQGRSLAIDRIWLLARTHRHDEARKELESIGTSSFTPKWLVREDRLIAEGLIAFEEGAYESSYRSLIAANEKFPKWPSIRSFLIDRIAARCCINTGRSERAIQILSRSLSIYANARIWNLAADVKNHYYLGIAYENTGQTDKAVEQYRTFLNIWKSADRQLPEMADARNRLDRLASGND
- a CDS encoding zinc-dependent alcohol dehydrogenase family protein, translated to MRAMILEKQGRPLQAADAPVPVPSNGQLLLKVHACGVCRTDLHVVDGDLNEPKLPLIPGHQIVATVVDSSKSKGKFQTGDKVGVPWLGGSCGSCLYCLSGRENLCDNARYTGYQIDGGFAEYTVADENFCFPIPPGYPDLQAAPLLCAGLIGYRSLKMTEKAHRLGLYGFGAAAHIIIQVAKFQGREIYAFTRKGDTKGQRFAQDLGAVWAGESESAPPALLDAAIIFAPAGELVPKALRATAKGGIVVCAGIHMSDIPSFPYSILWGERVVRSVANLTRKDGEEFLRLAPRVPVKTEVHPYPLEKANEALDDLRHGRFTGAAVVTVE